In Thermococcus sp. M39, the sequence AATAACCATAATCAGCCACTTTGCGGGCAAACTCTACGGAGCTCGTTCCCACAAATACAAGAAACTCAAGGAGGGCGTGAAAAAACTAATCGAGGAGGTTGAGGAGTGAAAATCATCCTCACATACAGAATGAATCACGAGTGGAACGTTAGGGAACTCCTCAATGAGTATCAAAAACTACTCCAACATGCTACTGACGAAATTTGGGAAAACACAATCTGGAAGGAGAAAAAGGTTAAACACCGTTATCCTCCCGGAAATGGGAACTGGAACTACTATGAAACGACCCGACTAATCCCATACTTCCCAAAGTCCAACGAGTTCAAACGAGAATTAAGGAACGAACTCCTCAAAAACTGGCCTTTTGCCAAACACTACGTTGATTCTGCAATAAAAACAGCATACTCGATTTTGGAGAGCTGGAGGCAAAACTACCTCAAAGGAAGACGGAGGAGAAAGAAACCCATTGTGAATAGAAAATTCGTGAGGGTGAAGACTACACTAATGAAAGTTGATGGCTCGAAAATAAGAATCACGGTTAAACCACGTGAGGAATACCTTGAACTCGATTACTCCAACGAATGGTTTTACGAGCGGATTAAAGGCTGGAAAACTGGAGAGCTAATAATAAGGGAAAACGACATTCTCCTAACCTTTTCGAGGGAAGTTGAATTCTCTGGAAGGGTCAAAATCGGGATTGACAGCAACCTAATGAGCCTTGACATTTATCACCCCGAGAAGGGCTGGATTAAAGTGGACTTGAGCGAACTCCACAGGATTGCAGAAACCTACGACAGGATTATTGACAGGCTGAAAAGTATCCAGAAGAAAGCCCCAAAAAGGATTGGGAGGCTCCTCGAAAAGTATTGGGCGAGAAGAAGGAACAGGATTGAGGATTACTTGAACAAGTTGG encodes:
- a CDS encoding transposase; this encodes MKIILTYRMNHEWNVRELLNEYQKLLQHATDEIWENTIWKEKKVKHRYPPGNGNWNYYETTRLIPYFPKSNEFKRELRNELLKNWPFAKHYVDSAIKTAYSILESWRQNYLKGRRRRKKPIVNRKFVRVKTTLMKVDGSKIRITVKPREEYLELDYSNEWFYERIKGWKTGELIIRENDILLTFSREVEFSGRVKIGIDSNLMSLDIYHPEKGWIKVDLSELHRIAETYDRIIDRLKSIQKKAPKRIGRLLEKYWARRRNRIEDYLNKLAVQLSREFLDAVFVFEELDKSNMLKNGSRKFNRKLSRSTWSKIVQKISYRVPVEFVNPAHTSSTCPKCGSRLESRNGLVECPNCSFVGDRQFVGAFN